ACGTGTGGTGTCGTGGCTGACGGAAGAACTGGTGGCCCTCGGCCATGAGGTGACGCTGTTCGCCAGCGGGGATTCCCGCACGTCCGCGCGGCTGGAGGCCATGTGGCCCCGCGCCCTGCGCCTAGACGGAACCGTCCGGGACCCCAATGCCCTGCATATGGCGATGATCGAGCACGTCTATCGCCGGGCGGGCGAGTTCGACATCATGCACTTCCACCTCGACTATTACCCCTTCTCGCTGATGTCGCGGCAGCCGACGCCCTTCGTCACGACGCTGCACGGGCGTCTGGACCTGCCGGAGCACCAGCCCCTGTTCCAGACCTTCTCCTCCCTGCCGGTGGTCTCCATCTCGGACGCCCAGCGCCGCCCCGTGCCCAATGCCAATTGGGTGGAGACCGTCCATCACGGCCTGCCGGTGGACCTGCTGGGGCCAAAGCCGGCCGAGCCGCGCTATCTCGCTTTCCTCGGCCGCATCTCGCCGGAGAAGCGGCTCGACCGCGCCATCCGCATCGCCCAGCGCTGCGGCCTGCCGCTGAAGGTGGCGGCCAAGATCGACCGCGCCGACGAGGACTATTTCAACGACCAGATCCGCCCCCTGATGGGCGACCCGAACATCGAATTCGTCGGTGAGATCGGCGATGCGGAGAAGCCCGAATTCCTGAGCGGCGCCATCGCCCTGCTCGTCCCCATCGACTGGCCCGAGCCCTTCGGCCTCGTGATGATCGAGGCCATGGCCT
The Azorhizobium caulinodans ORS 571 genome window above contains:
- a CDS encoding glycosyltransferase family 4 protein — protein: MKIAQIAPLTEAVPPTLYGGTERVVSWLTEELVALGHEVTLFASGDSRTSARLEAMWPRALRLDGTVRDPNALHMAMIEHVYRRAGEFDIMHFHLDYYPFSLMSRQPTPFVTTLHGRLDLPEHQPLFQTFSSLPVVSISDAQRRPVPNANWVETVHHGLPVDLLGPKPAEPRYLAFLGRISPEKRLDRAIRIAQRCGLPLKVAAKIDRADEDYFNDQIRPLMGDPNIEFVGEIGDAEKPEFLSGAIALLVPIDWPEPFGLVMIEAMACGTPVIAYNRGSVPELIEDGITGFIVEDEISAAGAIRDLPAISREGVRRRFEQRFTSRRMAEQYLSLYRRLMDRGRMRPHLVSAG